One Micromonospora sp. FIMYZ51 genomic window carries:
- a CDS encoding AMP-binding protein: protein MTVAPSLVPARRAVPFVRDLASHGDRTAVVTTAGEISYVDLARRVVEGAERLGSVRRLVLVVGANSVEALVAYLAALHGGHPVLLVPDGPALPELVRAYDPDVVLGPDAGWTVQERRVGSAHQLHPELALLLSTSGSTGSPKLVRLSHDNLTANAESIARYLGIRDSDRAVTSLPLHYCYGLSVVHSHLTRGAALVLTDLSVADECFWELFRAARGTSLAGVPYTFDLLDRVGFAELELPHLRYVTQAGGRLAPERVRRYAELGRRGGWDLFVMYGQTEATARMAYLPPDLAAEHPAAIGVPVPGGAFRLAPVPDHPDPQVGELVYAGRNVMLGYAERPADLALGRTVTELHTGDLARRTPTGLYEIVGRRSRFAKILGLRVDPDQVEALLSRHGVAATCVGADDELVVAVPGDADGRRVRRLVVDAVGLPPRAVRVLVLAELPRLGNGKPDLARLRALAAAEPARSAADGVTRSAHAASGPAGTASTDELCRLYAQVLDRDDVRPELSFVDLGGDSLSYVEMSVRLEQELGHLPPNWHTRPIAALRAPQRPDTPQRPGTRRRSLETSVALRAAAIVLIVGSHISLFTVTGGAHLLLAVAGFNFARFQLTSAGRRDRLRQIGAGLARIVLPTMAWIGAVMLVSDQYRASTLLLVHSIVGPDEAGSGWHFWFVEAVVYLLVGLAALLALRRVDRLERRYPFALPLGLTALGLLGRYDVFGLDARYDLPAALVAGWLFTLGWAAARADGVGQRLLVSAAAALIVPGFFGQPAREALIVAGFALLVWLPTVPSLRGVNRIAGLLAASSLYIYLTHWQVYPHLRDLPLLALVASLAVGIGYATVVGRVGRWASNRISTYR from the coding sequence GTGACTGTCGCTCCCTCCCTGGTTCCGGCCCGGCGGGCGGTGCCGTTCGTGCGCGACCTCGCCAGCCACGGCGACCGGACCGCCGTCGTCACCACGGCCGGCGAGATCAGCTACGTCGATCTCGCCCGCCGGGTCGTCGAGGGAGCCGAACGGCTCGGCAGCGTACGCCGGCTGGTGCTGGTGGTCGGCGCGAACAGCGTCGAGGCGCTGGTGGCGTACCTGGCTGCGCTGCACGGTGGGCATCCGGTGCTGTTGGTGCCCGACGGGCCCGCGCTGCCGGAGCTGGTGCGGGCGTACGACCCGGACGTGGTGCTCGGGCCGGACGCCGGCTGGACGGTCCAGGAACGCCGGGTTGGCAGCGCGCACCAGCTGCATCCCGAACTGGCGCTGCTGTTGAGCACCTCGGGCTCCACCGGCTCGCCGAAGCTGGTCCGGCTCTCCCACGACAATCTCACCGCCAACGCCGAGTCGATCGCACGGTACCTGGGCATCCGGGACAGCGACCGGGCGGTCACCTCGCTGCCGCTGCACTACTGCTACGGACTGTCGGTGGTGCACAGCCATTTGACCCGGGGCGCGGCGCTGGTGCTGACCGACCTATCCGTCGCCGACGAATGCTTCTGGGAGCTGTTCCGGGCCGCCCGGGGCACCAGCCTGGCCGGTGTGCCGTACACCTTCGACCTGCTGGACCGGGTCGGCTTCGCCGAGCTGGAGCTGCCCCATCTGCGGTATGTCACCCAGGCCGGCGGGCGACTCGCTCCCGAGCGGGTGCGCCGCTACGCCGAGTTGGGCCGGCGCGGCGGCTGGGACCTCTTCGTGATGTACGGGCAGACGGAGGCGACCGCGCGGATGGCGTACCTGCCGCCGGACCTCGCGGCCGAGCACCCGGCGGCGATCGGCGTGCCGGTGCCCGGCGGCGCGTTCCGGCTCGCGCCGGTGCCCGACCACCCGGACCCGCAGGTGGGTGAGCTGGTGTACGCGGGCCGCAACGTCATGCTCGGCTACGCCGAGCGCCCGGCCGACCTGGCGCTCGGGCGCACCGTCACCGAGCTGCACACCGGTGACCTGGCCCGGCGCACCCCGACGGGACTGTACGAGATCGTCGGTCGGCGCAGTCGGTTCGCCAAGATCCTCGGGCTGCGGGTGGACCCGGACCAGGTCGAGGCGCTGCTGTCCCGGCACGGGGTGGCCGCCACCTGCGTCGGCGCCGACGACGAACTGGTCGTGGCGGTGCCGGGTGACGCGGACGGCCGCCGCGTACGCCGGCTGGTCGTCGATGCGGTGGGGTTGCCGCCGCGCGCCGTACGGGTGCTGGTCCTGGCCGAGCTGCCGCGCCTCGGCAACGGTAAGCCCGACCTGGCCCGGCTGCGCGCACTTGCCGCCGCCGAGCCGGCCCGGTCCGCCGCCGACGGGGTGACCAGGTCGGCGCACGCCGCCAGCGGTCCGGCTGGTACCGCCTCGACCGACGAGCTGTGCCGGCTGTACGCGCAGGTGCTCGACCGCGACGACGTACGCCCCGAGTTGAGCTTCGTCGACCTGGGCGGCGACTCGCTGTCGTACGTGGAGATGTCGGTGCGGCTGGAGCAGGAACTGGGCCACCTGCCGCCGAACTGGCACACCCGGCCGATCGCGGCGCTGCGCGCCCCACAGCGACCCGACACCCCACAGCGACCCGGCACCCGACGGCGATCGCTGGAGACCAGCGTGGCGCTGCGCGCGGCGGCCATCGTGCTGATCGTCGGCTCGCACATCTCGCTGTTCACCGTCACCGGCGGCGCACATCTGCTGCTCGCGGTGGCCGGATTCAACTTCGCCCGGTTCCAGCTCACCAGCGCCGGGCGACGCGACCGGCTGCGGCAGATCGGCGCGGGTCTGGCCCGGATCGTGCTGCCGACGATGGCCTGGATCGGCGCGGTGATGCTGGTGAGCGACCAGTACCGGGCCAGCACCCTGCTGCTGGTGCACAGCATCGTCGGGCCGGACGAGGCGGGCAGCGGGTGGCACTTCTGGTTCGTCGAGGCGGTGGTGTACCTGCTGGTGGGGCTGGCGGCGCTGCTCGCCCTGCGCCGGGTCGACCGGCTGGAGCGCCGGTATCCGTTCGCGCTGCCGTTGGGGTTGACCGCGCTCGGCCTGCTCGGCCGGTACGACGTGTTCGGCCTGGACGCCCGCTACGACCTGCCGGCCGCGCTGGTCGCCGGCTGGCTGTTCACCCTCGGTTGGGCCGCCGCCCGGGCCGATGGTGTCGGGCAGCGGCTGCTGGTCAGCGCGGCGGCGGCGCTGATCGTGCCCGGCTTCTTCGGCCAGCCGGCCCGGGAGGCGCTGATCGTGGCCGGCTTCGCCCTGTTGGTCTGGCTGCCCACGGTGCCCAGCCTCCGGGGGGTCAACCGGATCGCCGGGCTGTTGGCCGCCAGCTCGCTCTACATCTACCTCACCCACTGGCAGGTCTACCCGCACCTGCGCGACCTGCCGCTGCTGGCGCTGGTCGCCTCGCTGGCCGTCGGCATCGGGTACGCCACCGTCGTCGGGCGGGTCGGGCGGTGGGCCAGCAACCGCATCTCAACATATCGTTGA
- a CDS encoding DNA-binding protein — protein sequence MSTESVASAEAGRAHRTYAALHRLTDRHAATETQRRRHTNPYAADPYEAIAVLLALAAGAVEPTPGEEPVDEADLLAALALFPHLRAEIDTMEVGLLNLARSRGLTWQAIGQGLGLGSAQAARQRYDRLAARTEETSRVTG from the coding sequence ATGTCCACCGAATCAGTCGCGTCCGCCGAGGCGGGTCGCGCCCACCGCACCTACGCCGCACTCCACCGGCTCACCGACCGACACGCCGCCACCGAGACGCAGCGCCGCCGACACACCAATCCGTACGCCGCCGACCCGTACGAGGCGATCGCCGTACTCCTGGCCCTGGCCGCCGGTGCCGTCGAACCCACGCCCGGCGAGGAACCGGTCGACGAGGCCGACCTGCTCGCCGCGCTCGCCCTCTTCCCGCACCTGCGCGCCGAAATCGACACCATGGAGGTGGGGCTGCTCAACCTCGCCCGCAGTCGCGGACTGACCTGGCAGGCGATCGGCCAGGGTCTCGGCCTGGGCAGCGCCCAGGCCGCCCGGCAACGCTACGACCGGCTGGCCGCCCGGACCGAGGAGACCAGCCGGGTCACCGGGTGA
- a CDS encoding acetylornithine transaminase: protein MTLVSRWRQSMMDNYGTPPLALVSGSGAVVVDETGREYVDLLGGIAVNALGHAHPAVVAAVSKQVATLGHVSNLFVAEPPVALAELLLALAGRPGRVFFANSGAEANEAAFKLSRRTGRTHVVATVGGFHGRTMGALALTGQPTKADPFRPLPGEVDHIPFGDVAALEAAVTDATAMVILEPIQGENGVVVPPAGYLAAARRITARHGALLVLDEVQTGIGRTGHWFAHQAEGVEPDVVTLAKGLGGGLPIGATLAFGPAAELLAPGSHGSTFGGNPVSCAAALAVISTIAHEGLLDHVKRVGERLRRGIEALGHPLVDGVRGAGLLLGVALTAPVSVAAAEALRSAGFLVNPVQPDVLRLAPPLILTAAQADAFLAALPAALSAADPGTDAGVPSPTTSPTESTEASA, encoded by the coding sequence ATGACGCTGGTGAGCCGCTGGCGGCAGTCGATGATGGACAACTACGGCACACCGCCGCTCGCGCTGGTCTCCGGCTCCGGCGCCGTCGTGGTCGACGAGACCGGCCGGGAGTACGTCGACCTGCTCGGTGGCATCGCGGTGAACGCCCTCGGGCACGCCCACCCGGCCGTGGTGGCCGCGGTCTCCAAGCAGGTCGCCACCCTCGGGCACGTGTCCAACCTGTTCGTCGCCGAACCGCCGGTGGCCCTGGCGGAGCTGCTGCTGGCGCTCGCCGGTCGGCCGGGGCGGGTCTTCTTCGCCAACTCGGGCGCGGAGGCCAACGAGGCGGCGTTCAAGCTGTCCCGCCGGACCGGGCGGACCCATGTGGTCGCCACCGTCGGCGGTTTCCACGGTCGCACCATGGGTGCCCTGGCGTTGACCGGCCAGCCGACCAAGGCCGACCCGTTCCGCCCGCTGCCCGGCGAGGTCGACCACATCCCGTTCGGTGACGTGGCCGCCCTGGAGGCGGCGGTCACCGACGCCACGGCCATGGTGATCCTGGAGCCGATCCAGGGCGAGAACGGCGTGGTCGTCCCGCCGGCCGGCTATCTTGCCGCCGCGCGGCGGATCACTGCCCGGCACGGTGCGCTGCTGGTGCTCGACGAGGTGCAGACCGGGATCGGCCGTACCGGGCACTGGTTCGCCCACCAGGCCGAGGGGGTGGAACCGGATGTGGTGACCCTGGCCAAGGGGCTCGGTGGCGGGCTGCCCATCGGCGCGACCCTCGCCTTCGGTCCGGCCGCCGAGTTGCTGGCTCCCGGTTCGCACGGCAGCACCTTCGGCGGTAACCCGGTCAGCTGCGCCGCCGCCCTGGCGGTGATCTCCACGATTGCGCACGAGGGCCTGCTCGACCACGTCAAGCGGGTCGGTGAGCGGTTGCGTCGCGGGATCGAGGCGCTCGGCCACCCGCTTGTCGACGGCGTCCGGGGTGCCGGGCTGCTGCTCGGCGTGGCCCTCACCGCGCCGGTGTCGGTCGCCGCCGCCGAGGCGCTGCGTTCGGCCGGCTTCCTGGTCAATCCCGTCCAGCCGGACGTGCTCCGCCTCGCCCCGCCGCTGATCCTCACCGCCGCCCAGGCCGACGCCTTCCTCGCCGCCCTGCCCGCCGCGCTTTCGGCGGCGGATCCCGGTACGGATGCCGGGGTGCCGTCGCCCACCACGAGCCCGACCGAGAGCACGGAGGCTTCCGCATGA
- the argC gene encoding N-acetyl-gamma-glutamyl-phosphate reductase: MGIQAAVAGASGYAGGELLRLLAQHPEFDLVTATAHSQAGQPVGAVHPQLTGLDLTFAETVPDVLADADLVFLALPHGESAALAAQLPAGVRIVDLGADHRLVDADAWTSYYGGPHAGAWTYGLPELPGQRERIAAATRVANTGCYAATITLALAPLIAAGVAQPADVVVVAASGTSGAGRAAKPHLLGSEVMGDLSPYKVGAHQHVPEIKQATGATGLSLTPVLAPMPRGILATVTALPAAGNAAGSDPRAVLAQAYADDPFVHLLPEGRWPHTAATLGGNSCHLQATVDVDSGRLIVVAALDNLGKGAAGQAVQNANLMFGLPETTGLSTWGVAP, encoded by the coding sequence ATGGGAATTCAGGCTGCGGTCGCGGGTGCGAGCGGCTACGCCGGGGGCGAGTTGCTTCGTCTGCTCGCCCAGCATCCCGAGTTCGACCTGGTCACCGCCACCGCACACAGTCAGGCCGGGCAGCCGGTCGGTGCCGTCCACCCGCAGCTGACCGGGCTGGACCTGACCTTCGCCGAGACGGTGCCGGACGTGTTGGCCGACGCCGACCTGGTCTTCCTCGCCCTGCCGCACGGCGAGTCCGCAGCCCTGGCCGCACAGTTGCCCGCCGGGGTCCGGATCGTCGACCTCGGCGCGGACCACCGGCTCGTCGACGCCGACGCCTGGACCAGCTACTACGGCGGCCCGCACGCCGGCGCGTGGACCTACGGGCTACCCGAGCTGCCCGGCCAGCGGGAGCGGATCGCCGCCGCGACCCGGGTGGCCAACACCGGCTGCTACGCCGCGACGATCACGCTGGCGCTGGCCCCGCTGATCGCCGCCGGGGTGGCCCAGCCCGCCGACGTGGTGGTGGTCGCCGCCTCCGGCACCTCGGGCGCGGGCCGCGCCGCCAAGCCGCACCTGCTGGGCAGCGAGGTGATGGGCGACCTGTCGCCCTACAAGGTCGGCGCCCACCAGCACGTACCCGAGATCAAGCAGGCGACCGGCGCCACCGGCCTCTCCCTCACCCCGGTGCTCGCGCCGATGCCGCGCGGCATCCTGGCCACCGTGACCGCGCTGCCGGCCGCCGGGAACGCCGCCGGCTCCGACCCACGGGCGGTGCTGGCGCAGGCGTACGCGGACGACCCGTTCGTGCACCTGCTGCCCGAGGGACGCTGGCCGCACACCGCCGCCACCCTCGGCGGCAACTCCTGCCACCTGCAAGCCACCGTCGACGTCGACTCCGGGCGGCTGATCGTGGTCGCCGCCCTGGACAACCTCGGCAAGGGTGCTGCCGGGCAGGCGGTGCAGAACGCCAACCTGATGTTCGGCCTGCCCGAGACCACGGGCCTGTCCACCTGGGGAGTCGCCCCGTGA
- the argH gene encoding argininosuccinate lyase — translation MGGVDDKSLTENSAPANRTSLWGGRFAGGPSEALARLSVSVQFDWRLAPYDIAGSRAHARVLAGAGLLDPEELGRILAALDDLEAACASGAFRPTVDDEDVHTALERGLLERLGSLGGKLRAGRSRNDQVATDLRLYLRDHARGVAARLVELADALVEQAERHVETAAPGMTHLQHAQPVTFGHWLLAHVQPLLRDLERLRDWDHRAAVSPLGAGALAGSGLPLDPVAVSKELGFRTSFANSMDAVADRDFVAEFLFTTAMIGVHLSRLGEEVVLWTSQEFGWVELDDAFATGSSIMPQKKNADIAELARGKSGRLVGGLVAVLTMLKGLPMTYDRDMQEDKEPAFDAVDTLELLLPALAGMISTMTVRVDRLVAAAPVGFSLATEVADWLVRKGVPFRDAHEITGKLVALCAARDCALDEVSDADLATISEHLDPSVRDVLSVRSALAARITPGSTGPGPVADQLAAAADQLVGWREWAAEQVVPR, via the coding sequence ATTGGCGGGGTGGATGACAAGAGCCTGACCGAGAACAGCGCCCCTGCGAACCGGACGAGCCTGTGGGGTGGCCGGTTCGCCGGTGGCCCGTCGGAGGCGCTCGCGCGGCTGTCGGTGAGCGTCCAGTTCGACTGGCGACTGGCCCCGTACGACATCGCCGGTTCCCGGGCGCACGCCCGGGTGCTGGCCGGCGCCGGGCTGCTCGACCCGGAGGAACTGGGCCGCATCCTCGCCGCCCTGGACGACCTGGAGGCGGCCTGCGCCTCCGGGGCGTTCCGCCCGACGGTCGACGACGAGGACGTGCACACCGCCCTGGAACGCGGGCTGCTGGAGCGGCTCGGCAGCCTCGGCGGCAAGCTGCGTGCCGGTCGCTCCCGCAACGACCAGGTCGCCACCGATCTGCGGCTCTATCTGCGCGACCACGCCCGGGGCGTGGCCGCGCGGCTGGTGGAGCTGGCCGACGCGCTGGTGGAGCAGGCCGAGCGGCACGTGGAGACCGCCGCGCCGGGCATGACCCACCTCCAGCACGCCCAGCCGGTCACCTTCGGCCACTGGCTGCTGGCCCACGTGCAGCCGCTGCTGCGCGACCTGGAGCGGCTGCGCGACTGGGACCACCGGGCGGCGGTCAGCCCGCTCGGTGCCGGGGCGCTGGCCGGGTCGGGCCTGCCGCTGGATCCGGTGGCGGTCTCCAAGGAGTTGGGCTTCCGTACCTCCTTCGCCAACTCGATGGACGCGGTCGCCGACCGGGACTTCGTCGCCGAGTTCCTCTTCACCACCGCGATGATCGGGGTGCACCTGTCCCGCCTCGGCGAGGAGGTGGTGCTCTGGACGTCGCAGGAGTTCGGCTGGGTCGAGCTGGACGACGCCTTCGCCACCGGTTCGTCGATCATGCCGCAGAAGAAGAACGCGGACATCGCCGAGCTGGCCCGGGGCAAGTCCGGCCGGCTCGTCGGTGGGCTGGTCGCCGTGCTGACCATGCTCAAGGGCCTGCCGATGACGTACGACCGGGACATGCAGGAGGACAAGGAGCCGGCCTTCGACGCGGTCGACACCCTGGAGCTGCTGCTGCCGGCTCTGGCCGGGATGATCTCCACCATGACGGTACGGGTCGACCGGCTGGTCGCCGCCGCTCCGGTGGGCTTCTCGCTGGCTACCGAGGTGGCTGACTGGCTGGTCCGTAAGGGTGTGCCGTTCCGGGACGCGCACGAGATCACCGGCAAGCTGGTGGCGCTCTGCGCGGCCCGGGACTGCGCCCTCGACGAGGTTTCCGACGCCGACCTGGCCACCATCAGCGAACACCTCGACCCCTCCGTACGGGACGTGTTGTCGGTTCGCTCGGCTCTGGCGGCCCGGATCACTCCGGGCTCGACCGGTCCCGGTCCGGTCGCCGACCAGCTCGCCGCCGCCGCCGACCAGCTGGTGGGCTGGCGGGAGTGGGCTGCGGAGCAGGTCGTTCCGCGCTGA
- the argB gene encoding acetylglutamate kinase, with translation MNLSSDLTHAQAKAATLIEALPWLARFAGATVVVKYGGNAMVDPELQRAFAADMVFLRYAGLKPVVVHGGGPQISKMLGRLGIDSEFRGGLRVTTPEAMDVVRMVLVGQVGRELVGLINAHGPYAVGLSGEDAGLFTAVRRPAYVDGEPVDVGQVGDVESVDVSAVADLITAGRIPVISTVAPDVDGVLHNLNADTAAAALAVALRARKLVVLTDVPGLYANWPDTSSLISEISTDDLAKLLPTLESGMVPKMEACLRAVSGGVPAAHVVDGRVAHSTLLEVFTSEGFGTMVIPS, from the coding sequence ATGAATCTCTCCTCCGACCTCACCCACGCCCAGGCCAAGGCCGCCACGCTTATCGAGGCGCTGCCCTGGCTGGCCCGCTTCGCCGGGGCCACCGTCGTGGTCAAGTACGGCGGCAACGCCATGGTCGATCCCGAACTGCAACGGGCCTTCGCCGCCGACATGGTGTTCCTGCGCTACGCCGGCCTCAAGCCGGTGGTGGTGCACGGTGGCGGTCCGCAGATTTCCAAGATGCTCGGTCGGCTCGGCATCGACAGCGAGTTCCGGGGCGGCCTGCGGGTGACCACGCCGGAGGCGATGGACGTGGTCCGGATGGTGCTCGTCGGTCAGGTCGGCCGGGAACTGGTCGGGCTGATCAACGCGCACGGCCCGTACGCGGTCGGCCTCTCCGGTGAGGACGCCGGACTCTTCACCGCCGTGCGCCGACCCGCGTACGTCGATGGGGAACCGGTCGACGTCGGGCAGGTCGGCGACGTCGAGTCGGTGGACGTCTCGGCGGTGGCTGACCTGATCACCGCCGGCCGGATTCCGGTGATCTCCACCGTGGCGCCGGACGTGGACGGGGTGCTGCACAACCTCAACGCCGACACCGCCGCCGCCGCGCTCGCCGTGGCCCTGCGCGCCCGCAAGCTGGTCGTCCTCACCGACGTGCCCGGCCTCTACGCCAACTGGCCGGACACGTCCAGCCTGATCAGCGAGATCAGCACCGACGACCTGGCGAAGCTGCTGCCGACGCTGGAATCGGGCATGGTGCCCAAGATGGAGGCCTGCCTGCGGGCCGTCAGCGGGGGAGTGCCCGCCGCGCACGTGGTCGACGGCCGGGTCGCCCACTCCACCCTGCTGGAAGTGTTCACCTCGGAAGGCTTCGGAACCATGGTGATCCCCTCATGA
- a CDS encoding arginine repressor yields MTAPLTRAARHARIVELIRDHEIRSQTELAELLGDEGVQVTQATLSRDLKELGAVTARGGDGRAVYVIPEDGHRPLRDAEAAPARLVRLLRELLNEVDSSGNIAVLRTPPGAAQYLASALDRAGLTEVVGTIAGDDTILVVAREPDGGAALGERLARWARRDDNTEGDNTP; encoded by the coding sequence GTGACCGCACCGTTGACCCGTGCTGCCCGCCACGCCCGCATCGTCGAGCTGATCCGCGACCATGAGATCCGCTCGCAGACCGAGCTGGCCGAGTTGCTCGGCGACGAGGGTGTGCAGGTCACTCAGGCCACCCTCTCCCGGGACCTGAAGGAACTCGGCGCGGTCACCGCCCGGGGCGGGGACGGTCGGGCCGTCTACGTCATCCCGGAGGACGGCCACCGCCCGCTGCGCGACGCCGAGGCGGCACCGGCGCGCCTCGTGCGGCTGCTGCGGGAGCTGCTCAACGAGGTCGACTCCAGCGGCAACATCGCGGTGCTGCGCACCCCGCCCGGTGCGGCCCAGTACCTGGCCAGCGCGTTGGACCGGGCGGGCCTGACGGAGGTCGTCGGCACCATCGCCGGCGACGACACCATCCTCGTCGTGGCGCGCGAGCCCGACGGCGGGGCGGCACTCGGCGAACGGCTCGCCCGCTGGGCCCGCCGGGACGACAACACTGAAGGGGACAACACACCTTGA
- the argJ gene encoding bifunctional glutamate N-acetyltransferase/amino-acid acetyltransferase ArgJ — MSVTTPRGFRAAGVAAGLKSSGGLDVALVVNDGPDAGVAGVFTSNRVKAAPVLWSEQVVRGGLVRAVVLNSGGANACTGPAGFQDTHATAEHTAAVLTSTGPDQIGAGEVAICSTGLIGERLPMDKLLPGVDAAGRALATDGGDAAAEAIMTTDTRPKTTVVSGDGWTVGGMAKGAGMLAPGMATMLCVLTTDAVAGRETLDAALRAATRVTFDRVDSDGCMSTNDTVLLLASGASGVEPSAAELTAAVTAACHDLAQQLLADAEGATKEVAIEVVGAASEDEAVEVGRAVARNNLVKTALFGNDPNWGRILAAVGTTAAAFDPDEVDVAVNGIWVCRCGAAAEDRSKVDLTGRAVTIRIDLHAGPATATVWTNDLSHAYVHENSAYST; from the coding sequence GTGAGCGTCACCACACCACGCGGGTTCCGGGCGGCCGGCGTGGCCGCCGGGCTCAAGAGCAGCGGAGGGCTCGACGTGGCCCTCGTCGTCAACGACGGCCCGGACGCCGGGGTCGCCGGGGTCTTCACCAGCAACCGGGTCAAGGCCGCACCCGTGCTCTGGAGCGAGCAGGTGGTCCGGGGTGGCCTGGTCCGGGCGGTGGTGCTCAACTCCGGTGGGGCGAACGCCTGCACCGGCCCGGCCGGCTTCCAGGACACCCACGCCACCGCCGAGCACACCGCCGCCGTACTCACCTCGACCGGTCCGGATCAGATCGGCGCGGGCGAGGTGGCGATCTGCTCCACCGGCCTGATCGGTGAACGGCTGCCGATGGACAAGCTGCTGCCGGGGGTGGACGCCGCCGGCCGGGCGCTGGCAACCGACGGTGGCGACGCCGCCGCTGAGGCGATCATGACCACGGACACCCGGCCGAAGACCACGGTCGTGTCCGGTGACGGCTGGACCGTCGGCGGCATGGCCAAGGGCGCCGGCATGCTGGCCCCGGGCATGGCCACCATGCTCTGCGTACTCACCACCGACGCGGTGGCCGGTCGGGAGACGCTCGACGCCGCGCTGCGGGCCGCCACCCGGGTCACCTTCGACCGGGTCGACTCCGACGGCTGCATGTCCACGAACGACACGGTGCTGCTGCTGGCCAGCGGTGCCTCCGGCGTCGAGCCGAGCGCGGCGGAGTTGACCGCCGCGGTCACCGCCGCCTGCCACGACCTGGCTCAGCAGTTGCTGGCCGACGCCGAGGGGGCCACCAAGGAGGTCGCCATCGAGGTGGTCGGCGCGGCAAGCGAGGACGAGGCGGTCGAGGTGGGTCGGGCGGTGGCCCGCAACAACCTGGTGAAGACCGCGCTGTTCGGCAACGACCCGAACTGGGGGCGGATCCTCGCCGCCGTCGGCACCACCGCCGCCGCCTTCGACCCGGACGAGGTGGACGTGGCGGTCAACGGGATCTGGGTCTGCCGCTGCGGTGCCGCCGCCGAGGACCGCTCGAAGGTGGACCTCACCGGGCGGGCCGTCACCATCCGGATCGACCTGCACGCCGGCCCCGCCACGGCGACGGTGTGGACAAACGATCTGTCCCACGCCTACGTGCACGAGAACTCGGCGTACTCGACATGA
- a CDS encoding DUF397 domain-containing protein has product MSDLTGAVWRKSGRSNNGGNCVEVADNLPGVVGLRDSKDPAGPLLTFSPASWATFVMGIKQRIFDS; this is encoded by the coding sequence GTGTCTGACTTGACCGGTGCCGTCTGGCGGAAGTCCGGCCGCAGCAACAACGGCGGCAACTGCGTCGAGGTGGCGGACAACCTGCCCGGTGTCGTCGGGCTGCGAGACAGCAAGGACCCCGCTGGTCCGCTCCTGACGTTCAGCCCGGCGTCCTGGGCCACCTTCGTGATGGGTATTAAGCAGAGGATCTTCGACAGCTAA
- the argF gene encoding ornithine carbamoyltransferase, with translation MTRHFLRDDDLSPDEQASVLDLAARMKADRYGHRPLAGPRSVAVLFDKQSLRTRISFDVGIAELGGHPLVVDTQVTHFGRGESLGDAGRVLSRYVAAIVLRTHGDDRIAEVAAGATVPVVNALTDGFHPCQLLADLLTVREWCGGTAGRSLAYVGDAANNMAHSYLLAGATAGMHVRIAGPTGFQPAADVVARAEEIAAVTGGSVRVLTDPVAAVRDVDVVATDTWTSMGQESDGLDRITPFLPYQVNKALLGHAAPEAIVLHCLPAHRGEEITDEMLDGPRSAVFDQAENRLHAQKALLTFLLTQTA, from the coding sequence ATGACCCGGCACTTCCTGCGGGACGACGATCTCTCGCCGGACGAACAGGCGAGCGTGCTCGACCTGGCGGCGCGGATGAAGGCCGACCGGTACGGGCACCGACCGCTTGCCGGTCCCCGCTCGGTGGCGGTCCTCTTCGACAAGCAGAGCCTGCGGACCCGGATCTCGTTCGACGTGGGCATCGCCGAACTCGGTGGCCATCCGCTGGTGGTGGACACCCAGGTCACCCACTTCGGGCGGGGCGAGAGCCTCGGCGACGCCGGTCGGGTGCTGTCCCGCTACGTGGCCGCGATCGTGCTGCGTACCCATGGCGACGACCGGATCGCGGAGGTGGCGGCCGGGGCCACCGTGCCGGTGGTGAACGCGCTTACCGACGGTTTCCACCCCTGCCAGTTGCTGGCCGACCTGCTCACCGTGCGGGAGTGGTGCGGTGGCACCGCCGGCCGGAGCCTGGCGTACGTCGGCGACGCGGCGAACAACATGGCCCACTCGTACCTGCTGGCCGGGGCGACCGCCGGCATGCACGTGCGGATCGCCGGACCGACCGGCTTCCAGCCCGCCGCCGACGTGGTGGCCCGGGCCGAGGAGATCGCCGCCGTGACCGGCGGGTCGGTACGGGTGCTCACCGATCCGGTCGCCGCGGTCCGGGACGTCGACGTGGTCGCCACCGACACCTGGACCTCGATGGGCCAGGAGAGCGACGGGCTGGACCGGATCACCCCGTTCCTGCCGTACCAGGTCAACAAGGCGCTGCTCGGGCACGCCGCGCCGGAGGCGATCGTGCTGCACTGCCTGCCGGCGCACCGCGGCGAGGAGATCACCGACGAGATGCTCGACGGCCCGCGCAGCGCCGTGTTCGACCAGGCGGAGAATCGGTTGCACGCCCAGAAGGCGCTGCTGACGTTCCTGCTCACGCAGACGGCGTGA